The Astatotilapia calliptera chromosome 19, fAstCal1.2, whole genome shotgun sequence DNA segment tGTTATTAAAGCCCTGTTGTTGCCGTGGTTTCCTGTGAACTCCTTCTCTCTGTGTGGGGGAAATATCTCTCGGCTGTGAGTCATGGCCGAGGATGTCAAGTGAGTTCAtctgcaggtcaaacagacagTGTTGTGCTCACATGAACAccatgtgacctctgacctccacgCTCACCTgaactctctctcacacaggtGTTCTCTCTCCTGTCAGCAGATTTAGTGTTGTGGAATTATCTTCCTGGCGCTCCTCTGATTGAGCAGAatcaaaacagccaatcagaagctgGAGTCTGACACGCTGCAGGTATCATCAGGTTTCTGTTCACGTTACCTTTGACCTATGATAGCAGCTGGTCTGTGCGGCGCCCTCTGCAGACCACAAGATCAGGCCAGTGCACGAAGAATCACACGCAGGAGAATAAAGGCACAAAGGAACTTCACACGTGTAAGGGTGCAGATGTGCACAGGCGGTCATCCTGGACACACAGGGAGTCACAGGAAGTGACATAAGCATGGTGGGGAAAAGGGCGTTACCACGACAATGACTCTGTGCTGGTAATAACTGACTGCattgtgtatttattcatttatgcatGGAAAAAAAGTCATGTACAGATGTTTGACGGCAGCGCTGCTGTCTTCTTTTCCTGTTCAGCAGctgcttcctgttcctgctgttCAGTTTGAAATTTCAGGTGGATTTGGGTTGGGAGTCCTGGACCTGCACACCTGGTGGAGTTTCCACCTGTAACCCAGCTATGAAAACATCCGTGCACGAGGAAACTTTCTCTGAGTTTAACCTCATCAGGCTGCATTACCCACAATCCACCAAAGAGTCCTGCAGACGACCCAGCACAGGTGAACGACTTCACCGCGATCAGGCTCAGGTGATTCTTTGCTGGTGACGCCGGTGTTAGCAGAAATAAATGCAGGGACGTCTGATCTGGTGTTCAGGTCTGTGTCAGGGCCGAAGTTGAGGAGCCAGAGCGAGATTTTGTTGGTCACGCTGATGTTGCAGCTCAGTGACTTTATCCATGCTGTGACTGTTTGAGGTCGAGGTGGCCCAACCCAGGTcccaagcccccccccccacgtcAGCCTCCGTGTGCTAACACCTGTTTGAAGGCTGAGGGAGCCCTCTGGTGGCCGTGTGAAACAGTACATGTAAAACCTGCGGGGAAGCAGCCATGACCACTTTCCTGTGCTGTTAACGCTGATGAAGCGTGTACCTGAGCATGCATCAGCAACCCAGGTGTGACTGTGCAATCCATCCAGATCGATCATTTTTAATGGGATTATTAGATATTTTAGACATACACAGAAAATCGAATGATTAATGCGCAGTCATCAAAGCTTGCATTGCACAGCTGCACTTTCCACCCAATCACATCAGTCACATGACCTCACCGtttcttcatttctgtttccattggagcagtattttattttagagcACTTTAACAACACTGTTGTTGTCCACTAGATGGCAtcagtccagtgtgtgtgtgcgcgcaggtTCTCAGGCCGGCACGTCGATGATACACTAAAGAGGCGAATCTGCTTCAGACTCAGTCTGGTGATCCGACGCTGGACCATCGAACAGGTGCGCAGGAGTCATTTCCTCTGTATTTAAACGTGCAGCTTCTTTGAGTAAACTGGACTCAGGTGTCTTCACCTTCACATCCAGCAGGTCACTCATGGAGGCTCCACCAAAAACATcagtaatttttgtttttggtggaGCTTCATCCTGTGTGGTTTCTGAGCgctgacctgctgaagttaCAGTTGCAGCTTTCTTGTGAGAAGCATCTCCAAACATCTGGCCTCCTTTTCTCCACGGGCTGCTCCTCATGAACCTGGCTgtgaggaggagacggaggtcacattagagacgctgttgggcttcctccctgcacaagaaagcccaacagcgtctcttctttctgagaagactgagaaaggcccagcttccaccaccgatcctgaccaccttctatagagttgttttattatgtatgttgtattcttgtacagcactttggtcaacgctcctgttgtaattaaatgtgctatataaataattaaactattaaactattaaactaTAGAGGAactatcgagagcatcctgagcgaCTGCATCACTGTCTGATTTGGGAACTGTGCCATATCGGACCGCAAAACCCTACAGCGGatagtgggaacagcagagaagGTCATCGGGGTCTCTCTCCCCTCAATTGAGGACATCTATACCACACGCTGCATTCGCAAACccaccagcattgtggctgatcggacacacccctctcacacactcttcacactcctgccatctggaaaaaggtaccgaagcattcgggcacacacatccagactgtgcaacagcttttttccacaagccatccgtctcctcagcaaaaagggactggactgataaacacacacacacacacacaccttaactcaactacctcaaaacattgagactggactgactaatcaacacaagcacaaacacactgacctacaccaccaaTCTATCgcacacaccaacctgtaaatgttctgttgcacaatattattactgGACTTTTTGCACTAACTTCTTTACTTCCTAATTTCTGCTGCTACACTAAGGAATGTTTACTGTTCCTCCACTACCTCAACTCATCATCACAAAACCTTATTATTATGTTAcgttgtgtttttctatcattctgtcactttgctgctcttgtttgcacatttgcacgtgcactttgttgtctgctgtctgttaacaaaaaataaataaataaaaaagaaaataaaaaagtcttCCTTAGatagtttttgttaatttatgttgtaatttatgttaggtcagtctgtcttgtctctgctagccagctaactaggcctcttagttagctagtttagtgttttctgttaatttatgttgtaaatttatgttgcatgtagcaccttggtcctggaggaacgttgtttcgctTCACTGTGTActaactgtatatggttgaagtgacaataaagccaacttgactTGATTAATGATATAAAATAAGCTTATTACAGCACTACGAGTGGCAGAGCTCTCTGAAGAGGATTCATAGACACAGTCTGCACCTGACTGCATAATCTGAATTTACTTATTTGTCTAAGACCAAATGGAGCTCAGCATCGCTAAGCATCAGCATCATAACACGTGTGCATGTGTCGCAGGAGCGCGTCTGTACAAGCTGAAGATTCGTGTTTGtgggattttcaaaataaaagtcattcAGGTTGGTAGATAAACgcatgttttaaattttaaagctgGACCTTTTTTCTCTATCCTCCACTGAATGTTCACATGTTCCTACATTGAAGACAGAGAATGACTCTAAACATGATCTGCCTTTAATGGCTTTGAACcagagtccatttaaaaaaatgaacattttatttgtgttgacTTTTCCTCCCACCGCTCACGCTGCTGTGCATTGATCTCGGTACGTTCTGCTTTCCATGGTCTTAGTTTCTTTTGAGTAAAAGAGCTGCGATGACGTCCATAGCACTTGTGTTCCTTATCTGTGCTCTGATCTGAAACCTGAAGTTGGGCTGCAGAATTTCTCTGGAGGAAACCAGCTCGCCGTATCAAGACACAACACACATCCTgtcctggaggaggaggaggagggggaggcacTGTGTGGTCGAGGGTGAGGCTGGCAGTGTGACTGAAGGAGAACCAGAGATAAAGGAGGACAGAAAGCGGGAGTGACAAACAAGAAGAGGAGAAACTGGAAAGAGcgagaaaaaggaggaaagaacagagagaagaggagcaggagggaggaggaaggaggagaaaCCGACTGGACTGGTGAGGAGGACAAGTTAGAAAGTGTAAAATAAACAGACGTGATTATTGATTATTGGTTTGaatagaataaaaacagaagaaaatccaATGCTGAAGCTGagaacttttatttgtttaaaaatctgCTCAGGACATTTAACAAAGACGACAAAAGTTACTCTGCCAGGATCAGCTGTAAAAAGAGTTTTTCTGCAGATTCAGGTCTTTCAGCGTCTCTCAGGACAAACTGCTCTAAAGGTACTTTTTGTAATTACCCCTTCGGTCAAATGTAACTCAGATATTCaccagtggggggggggggcagtgttCACCGAAAAACTGTGAAGCGCTGATTTAATGTGTGTCAACGAAAAGCTGCTTCAGTCGTCGTCTGCTGTAACATTCGGAAGAATCTCTGCACACCAGGAGCAAAGCTGCAAATGAGCCACTGTTAATGATCAATTCGCACGGCAGTTAGAGGTTCAGCCCGAGTGAAAGCTGGGATCAGACTGAGTTTAGGTCAGGTTTAGACAGAGTCTAGATTGGGTTAAGTTCAGCTTAGGTTAGCTTTAGAGTAGGTCAAATCCTGTCTATGACtatgttaatttaaaaataacaaactgatTTTCTGATCTCTGGACATAGTGACACCATCACCAGAGGGGTGGAGCTAGAGGATATGGCGTTTCAGCTCTGCAGCTGTTGGACTTTGCATCTTTGCATCTTTGTCTTCCTGCTAAGAAATATTTCCTCTGCCCAGTCTTCACAATACACCCTGAACCACAACAAACTCAGCTTCAACAATGCCGCTAAGAAGTGTCCCGGCAGCAGTGTCCTCACCACTATTGCCACCCAACAGGAAGTGGATGAAATCCTCAAGCTCATCTTCAAATCAGAGCCGTTTCAAAACGAGTTCACCTTCTGGGTCGGGCTGAGAATCACCAGCTCAGAGTGTATAGACAGGTCCAAGCCACTGAGGGGATTCAAGTGGTTAGAGAACAACAGCGAGGAGTCAGAGGTGAGCCAATGGGCGGAGGACCCAGAACATACCTGTACCACAGACCGGTGTGCGGCGCTGAAGGGACAGTTTGATGGGTCGAATGTGACCTGGGGTCTGATTCCTTTAAACTGCCATAAGGACAAAAACGCTTTTATCTGCAAAGTGAAGGATGGGGACACCACCATCAAGCTAGGATCAGAACCACCTCCACCTGAGGACACACCTATAAAACCATCAAAACCAAAGCGTGAACCTGGATTTATTAATGACTCTCATTCCGCAGAGCTGCGTTCATGCCAGCGCCCCTCTATCCCTGAGGCTCGCTCACTCAAAATGCTCTCGGGTAACATGAAGATCCAGGTGCAGTGCTGGTCCTCCATTAGCTTTGACCTGGTCTGCTCAGGAGAACCCACCGTGTGGCGATTGGAGAACGGAGCCCTGGCCAACATCACTGCCATCAAAATAGAGTGTGCCAATGCCACACAGAAAGAGGAAGACTCTGTGTTGTGGTCGACCATCCTGCTCCCTGTGCTGATAGCCACGGGGGTGTTGGTCTTTCTGCTGGTGGTCATCGCGGTGACGGTGAAATGCTGCCTGAACAGGCGGTCAAAGAAACGGGCCATAAAGAAGGCGGAGAAGATGGagatgaaaagcaaaaacaggaaaGATTCCTTCTCATTGGCCTAAACAGCCTAATTGACCAATGAGAAGCCAGTGATACGAGGGAACagagctgtgattggctgtgttTAGTTACAAAATTGTTGATTGTTTTTCAATTATTGGACATTTTGAAGGCTTTTACCTGTCTGTGGACTTAGGCTCAAAATAACCCCTGACCTCTGTCACAAACTGTTCACAGGTAGATGTTCTTGAATTCATTATTGGTTAATTTAGAAAAGATCAATAAATTAAGAACTGAGTTAACATCTGATCAGTTTTATCTAAATGACCCAATAAAATTCACTCGTTCTGCCTAGTAGCAGAACAAATagtttaaatacttttaaattcattttactGCTCATTTAAATTCACCTGTTTAAATATTCTTCTTTATTTAAGGACAGAATATACTTAATCTTCATTTCACTTCACTGtaaatgtttaaagaaaaaggtAATTTCACTGCTGAATGGCATGGAAGTTAAGTTTACTTTGAAAAACTGATGGTTTGGCTCAATCTgctgatttcctgtttttgaGTAATCTTTGAATTAAACAGAACTTTATTAAACTTTGTTACCTGATGATGCTGGACTTTTACATGTTCATCAataagtttttttaaaatgttttacaaaaacaaaaatttcagTCTTCCACTTCCCAAAACGTCCCAAAGGTATGTGGACACCAGCATCTATGATCCTATAGTATCACAGCTGTCCACATATTTTAGTGTCTGTGAAGATTCtcggtcatccaggtcatcgtaatCTAAGGAGCTCTGaaaaaaagcatctttcttttagATTTCTTTAAGTGTCTTTGAAGATgtttcatctgagaagctttttcagttctaagagcaactcccatagggcttaaatctgggactgtcCACCAGTTGctctcagaactgaagaagcttctcagatgaaacgtcttcaagaaacttgcTGTCTCTTTTTAATCAGGATGTGGCCCAAATTATTGGGACATCTGCTGGGATAACTCCAGATCTCTGGAGAGAGGTTAACAGCAAAGTACACAAGGTCTAAAGTGAATCATAATTACgatgtttagctgtttctggTACAGGAAAGCATCCCTGTGCATCATTATAGGCATAAGTTTGTGGACACCCGAAGGCCAACCTATTGCTGCTGCAATGATGGAAACAGTGAGCTGTCCACATACTTTTGGCCACATGTACCGGGGTTTCTGCAGGACAGCAAGCAGCCACTTTGTGTTTACAAACtgcttttcctgtttcctgAAGAACAGCAAAGTTCAGACAGGAAACTGCCCCCACCCCTGACCCAGGGGGAGGTCATGTGACTGATGATCTGATTAATCACGCCTGTGAACAGGAGCTCTGATTTCAGCCCTAAACctagtttgtttctgtttaaaaagacacaaacgGATCATTTAGTTCAGTCGGTGCAACCAATCAACACATCTGTCGTCCCCTTCAGTAAtcaagtgcatcatgggaagtctgTGTCAATGTTGTTTTACTCGGCTTCTCATCACAAGCCCAGAAACGGCTCGTCAGCAGAGACGAACAGTTCCACTCTATTTCAGATATTTAGATcagcgcgcgcgcgcacacacacacacacacacacacacactgggggTTGATTGTTGTTATGGTGACTCAGATGCTTCCTGTTTCCTGGAGGAAGTGTATGAAGAATGTCAGGAAGCCAGAGGATGTGGAGGCCGGGGCCATGAGTAATGGACTGCTGTTGTCATAGTAACAGTATGTGAGAGCGTGAGTTGAACTCCGGTCCAGTGTTtagaaacttttattttggagggCTTTGTTTTACCACCTgctcctgattggctgctgtgAAACTGAGGCACACCTGCGTGCGGCACAGCGGCGTTAAGCCTGAAGTTTGAACCTGAAGTCCTGTGCACCTCACACAGTCTTGTTGTAATCTTGGTTGGTAGTTTGATTCCAAGACTCGGTCCTGCTGCTTCTGCTAACCCCAGCCCTTCATCAGAGATCACAGGTGCTTTTCTCACGCTACAACCTTTCATTGCACTGTTTTGCAGATCTATCTGCCTTTAAAAGCAGGGACAGACCAACTTCAGCTATTATTACGCTGCCTGgatgtctttaaatgttttaaaattaaatgaaaacaaaacagaagttgtCATTTTTGGTAACTTCGTTAATAATCACAGTGACAGTGCTCCGGGCCCATTATCCTGCTACTGTAAGACAAATGTTAGAAACCTTGGTGTGCACGTCGATGGTTCCTTCAAACTGTGTAGTCAGGTGAGTGCAGCAGTCCAATCCAGCATTATTCATCGAAGACAGCTGGCCAAGGTTAAGCCACACCTTCCAGCCAATGTCTTTGAACATGTTATTCGTCTCTTCATTACGTGCAGACTGGACTACCGCAATTCTTTGGTTTggaccagggccctatttcaggaagccggtttagaaaactcagagtgaaaaacgatactcagggttgagtaaccccgaactgtccaactcggaatattcggtttcagaaaggctgataacaattagttcaatcaacgtggagttgctttaaccccaagttaagcgcgcgcacgaggatacataaagccctgattagtggagcacagattaagcgagtcaccatggagacggagggaaagaaggcgcggtcaatgtattttacagcgcttgaggccgaaattctgatggcagtatAGGGCTTTgaagcgtgatgtcacgggggtgggcgataacatgcaaattttgcggaaaaaaagtaacacagcctcagctgcaaaagaaagggagcatgcatggcaaaacatggccgacagagtcaatgcatgagtgttaatttaaacattgatctagggatttccacccatttaacacgttattttattatattttattttattttttatttcatacatttgattttgtgatgtgatttgagcgcaggtgcaacccaacaggccccaaacgttcctggcagcaagtaaaaatgaaatataaaaatatagtccaaacaggtaaggtgtaattgtattatgagccatagtgcttggtctgtttgtcctataaatcaattgcagttagaggctacattaatttcccctctgtaagcacttattgaaattatctgagcacattacaagtacatatttgcttactctgtatgctcaaatgtgacccgttatagccaacagaaaaaaagcggaggcctgaaaaacaggtgggggtcctccaccaccaccactcacagaggctgagcagttggcttccacatttgtgataatgttggcagcatcacatatgatcttcacagtgcagagaacacaaattagcatccattactataatgaaataatttgttagtttgaaatgctacagggaactatgtacctgtacattaatgctgtggaaagacttcctgttcacatagtctccttcatttactgaaggagcaatgattggaatgtgagtgccatctatacagccaatcacgccagggaaccgtgagaataaatgtaaaatttaagtagtagttcaagtatcaccacatcatgaattaagttttgttcatcctgatacctgcaattttgtggcatccctctttgataaatcttgtgggtctatgaccgggggaaaccacaaacgagtacaggagacgtttcagtgcaactgtaacattcctgactgcccgacagacggtagccttggaaacgtgctcagcgtcaccaatattatacagaaagctcccgtttgcaaaaaaccgaagtgcaatacaaataatatgtacagaactgagagaatgtcggcgatgtgtcacatgagcaatattaggcctgaggatgttatccaaatcaattatagattgtgctgaaaaacggtaacgttcacacaggaaatcatcaggaaatgataaaatttccaaacgcgctctaatcactctctcctggcggagagctctgcggagaatttgggcttcaacatctactggctcttcaaggaagggacacgccatgtctgacacttcctacagtctggtttccgacaaagaggcggagaaagttagggttagttgaagtaaacctgctagggggcaggttagcttcacggagtgtgttgTCATAGTAACtcgctcagaattaatctaaactcgctttgtgaaaccgaaaacccagagttttcgttaactcagggtatacttactcagattttgctctaaaccggcttcctgaaatagggcccaggccTCCTTCTGTCGTCTACAGCTCgtccaaaatgcagctgctaaCTGGAGCACGTAACTGCAGTTTTAGCCTctacactggctccctgtttctcacaggatccaatttaaactcttacttttgtttttaaggcaCTTACCAGCCGAGCCGCCTCTCACTCGTCTGAGCTCCTGTTTATTT contains these protein-coding regions:
- the clec14a gene encoding C-type lectin domain family 14 member A, whose amino-acid sequence is MAFQLCSCWTLHLCIFVFLLRNISSAQSSQYTLNHNKLSFNNAAKKCPGSSVLTTIATQQEVDEILKLIFKSEPFQNEFTFWVGLRITSSECIDRSKPLRGFKWLENNSEESEVSQWAEDPEHTCTTDRCAALKGQFDGSNVTWGLIPLNCHKDKNAFICKVKDGDTTIKLGSEPPPPEDTPIKPSKPKREPGFINDSHSAELRSCQRPSIPEARSLKMLSGNMKIQVQCWSSISFDLVCSGEPTVWRLENGALANITAIKIECANATQKEEDSVLWSTILLPVLIATGVLVFLLVVIAVTVKCCLNRRSKKRAIKKAEKMEMKSKNRKDSFSLA